The genomic DNA TTGAAAGTGGAAAATACCTTCCACTATATTTACATATttgaagcaaaaaataaataaaagatgcaCCTCGACGGCGACCAATGATCTCCCACCTCGTGTAGACAAGAGAATTCTACACAGCCACAGAAGAAGaatcagaggaagaagaagaagaaagaatatttttaCCATgcactcatcatcatcatcaatatcAAAAATCCCTTTTTTCCACCATCAACGACTGTGATTACAATACGAATCACAGTCGTCAATCCCTCCACCTTGAACGCCCAGACCATTTTGCCCTCACTCATCGCCATGACACACGATAATCAGCAAGAGAAGTTGGTAGCTAGCTGTCGGAGAGCAACGAGGAGTGACGAAAGAGGTCGTAGGGGGCCCAGAGGCTGTCCAAGGGACACGGGCGCTTAGAGTCGAGCCGGAGCCAAGGCTTGCCCTTCCCACTCCAATGCAGGAGGCTCACCGGCCCAGAGTGGAGATCCCTACACAGACCCTCCAGATTGTCGCCTCCGAGCCCGTGCTGGTTCCACCTGTGCTCCACCCCCTCCACGTCACCTGCGAAAACCAACAGGAACGGAGGCAGCGACCCCAGCTCGTATATTCTGAACCGCTTCTGCACCCTCATCCAGCTCTCCAGCCTCTCCGTGTACCTCCCTTCCCTCCACTTCCTCAGATCGATCACCATCACCCCCGTGTTGAAATAGCAAGCCCTCTTCCCCTTCAACGACGCCGCAAACGCCCGGTTCGCCCAGAACCTGGCCGTGAAGTAGCTCGTGAAATTCGCGTGGCAGTATTCGGGCGCGCCCAGCACATGATTGCCGAGATCGATGCTCCACAGCTTCTCCACGTCGTCCACCACGATCAAGTCGGAGTCGAAGTAGATGATGCGACCGACAGCGGAAGGAAGGAGGTCGGCGA from Corylus avellana chromosome ca6, CavTom2PMs-1.0 includes the following:
- the LOC132185709 gene encoding probable galacturonosyltransferase-like 3, which gives rise to MPTKCHLVLLLLLLLLVAVSLPERGVAGELPAFREAAAFRNGLGCPRVARPSSLDDRWLIHIAMTLDATYLRGSVAGVFSVLQHASCPENIVFHFIVAKRGHEELRRVVTTTFPYLSFRLYHFDSNLVKGMISYSIRRALDQPLNYARIYLADLLPSAVGRIIYFDSDLIVVDDVEKLWSIDLGNHVLGAPEYCHANFTSYFTARFWANRAFAASLKGKRACYFNTGVMVIDLRKWREGRYTERLESWMRVQKRFRIYELGSLPPFLLVFAGDVEGVEHRWNQHGLGGDNLEGLCRDLHSGPVSLLHWSGKGKPWLRLDSKRPCPLDSLWAPYDLFRHSSLLSDS